One segment of Ureibacillus thermophilus DNA contains the following:
- a CDS encoding PIN/TRAM domain-containing protein: MLKRVIQIAFLFIGGALGFVFLPPLYEIINLSSSPWLNNPYTSVAIGAILLFLLSFSLSDYCVRLINWMEDVLFKIPAADLFFGTLGLIVGLIVAYFVGFAIERINIPIITDFLPIILSIILGYLGFRVGFKKREELSQIFSKSGVGSKKKPGDNGQSAPQEKTLYKLLDTSVIIDGRIADIATTGFIEGVLVVPQFVLTELQHIADSSDSLKRTRGRRGLDMLKRLQDGKSVKVMISEEDFDDVQEVDLKLVRLAKKMGAKILTNDFNLNKVCELHHVQVLNINELANAVKPVVIPGEDMQVVVIKDGKEQNQGVAYLDDGTMIVIEGGRNYIGQAITVTVTSVLQTSAGRMIFAKPKDEQVA, translated from the coding sequence ATATTGAAAAGGGTTATTCAAATTGCTTTTCTGTTTATTGGAGGGGCATTGGGGTTTGTCTTTTTACCGCCATTATATGAAATTATTAATTTATCATCCAGTCCTTGGTTAAATAATCCATATACATCTGTAGCAATCGGAGCAATATTGCTGTTTCTTCTATCGTTTTCTTTATCAGATTATTGTGTAAGACTCATCAATTGGATGGAAGATGTGCTTTTTAAAATTCCAGCAGCGGACTTATTCTTTGGTACTCTAGGATTAATTGTCGGTTTAATTGTAGCATATTTTGTAGGGTTTGCTATTGAGCGGATTAATATTCCCATCATCACGGACTTCTTGCCGATTATTTTATCAATTATACTGGGCTATTTAGGATTTAGAGTCGGCTTTAAAAAGAGGGAAGAACTTTCTCAAATCTTTTCAAAATCTGGCGTAGGTTCAAAAAAGAAGCCTGGAGATAATGGCCAATCAGCTCCCCAAGAAAAAACGCTATATAAACTGTTGGATACTAGCGTTATTATTGACGGCCGCATCGCAGATATTGCAACGACAGGATTTATTGAAGGGGTTTTAGTTGTGCCGCAATTTGTATTGACAGAATTGCAGCATATTGCCGACTCCAGCGATTCCTTGAAACGCACCCGTGGCCGAAGGGGTCTGGATATGTTAAAAAGATTGCAGGACGGGAAATCTGTCAAAGTCATGATTTCAGAAGAAGATTTTGACGATGTTCAAGAAGTTGATTTAAAATTGGTTCGGCTTGCGAAAAAGATGGGCGCCAAAATTTTAACTAACGATTTTAATTTAAATAAAGTATGTGAACTTCACCATGTGCAAGTGTTAAATATCAATGAGCTTGCCAATGCGGTGAAGCCGGTTGTGATTCCAGGAGAAGATATGCAGGTTGTTGTCATTAAAGACGGCAAGGAACAAAATCAAGGTGTTGCTTATTTAGACGATGGTACAATGATTGTAATTGAAGGCGGCCGCAATTACATCGGTCAAGCGATTACGGTTACCGTCACAAGCGTATTGCAAACTTCTGCGGGACGTATGATTTTTGCAAAACCGAAAGATGAACAAGTCGCATAA
- the ispD gene encoding 2-C-methyl-D-erythritol 4-phosphate cytidylyltransferase — MDYEVVLPAAGSGKRMGAGTNKLFLSLADKPILIHTLEVFEKDSKCTGIYLAVKPEEREYIQRLLNEYNITKVKGLPNGGKERQHSVHACLKVMKDVDIVLVHDAARPFILQSVIDRLVETAYEKGAAIAGVRAKDTMKKVREGIIVETVEREDLWAIQTPQAFRFELLRQAEDLAEKVGFLGTDEAMLVERLGHEIHIVESSYENIKITTKEDLIFGEAILKNRQLKTER, encoded by the coding sequence GTGGATTACGAAGTAGTGTTGCCTGCTGCCGGAAGTGGAAAACGCATGGGGGCAGGAACAAATAAATTATTTTTGTCTTTAGCCGATAAACCAATTCTGATTCATACCCTTGAAGTCTTTGAAAAGGATTCAAAGTGTACAGGAATTTATTTGGCGGTGAAGCCGGAAGAAAGAGAATATATCCAACGTTTATTAAACGAATATAACATTACAAAGGTAAAGGGTTTACCAAATGGTGGGAAGGAGCGTCAACATTCTGTTCACGCTTGTTTAAAAGTGATGAAAGATGTGGATATCGTTCTTGTCCATGATGCGGCAAGGCCCTTTATTCTTCAATCCGTTATTGATCGGTTGGTGGAGACGGCTTATGAAAAAGGCGCTGCCATCGCAGGCGTCCGTGCAAAAGATACAATGAAAAAAGTGCGTGAAGGCATCATTGTGGAAACAGTGGAGCGGGAGGATTTATGGGCGATTCAAACGCCGCAAGCTTTTCGTTTTGAATTGTTGCGCCAAGCGGAAGATCTAGCAGAAAAAGTCGGGTTTTTAGGAACCGACGAAGCGATGCTGGTGGAACGCCTTGGCCACGAAATCCATATTGTAGAAAGCAGTTATGAAAATATAAAAATTACTACGAAAGAAGATTTAATCTTTGGCGAAGCAATATTAAAAAATCGACAGTTGAAAACTGAAAGGTAG
- the ispF gene encoding 2-C-methyl-D-erythritol 2,4-cyclodiphosphate synthase codes for MFRVGQGFDVHAFQEGRPLIIGGIEIPHTKGLLGHSDADVLLHAITDAALGAIGEGDIGRHFPDTDPQYKDADSAKLLEYIWNIVEEKGYVLGNVDCTIMAQKPKMAPYIEQMKNRIAQLLHAEPSQVNVKATTTEKLGFVGREEGIAALATILLIKKPS; via the coding sequence ATGTTTCGGGTTGGACAAGGATTTGACGTTCATGCTTTTCAAGAAGGGCGTCCGCTGATTATTGGCGGAATTGAAATACCTCATACTAAAGGGCTTTTAGGACATTCCGATGCAGATGTATTATTGCATGCAATCACCGATGCAGCCCTTGGAGCGATTGGCGAAGGAGATATCGGCCGCCATTTTCCAGATACGGATCCGCAGTATAAGGATGCAGACTCCGCAAAATTATTAGAATATATTTGGAACATCGTAGAAGAAAAAGGCTATGTTCTTGGAAATGTAGATTGTACCATTATGGCCCAAAAACCAAAAATGGCTCCCTATATTGAACAAATGAAAAATCGTATTGCACAATTGTTGCATGCAGAACCATCCCAAGTGAATGTGAAAGCGACGACTACTGAAAAATTGGGATTTGTTGGACGAGAAGAAGGAATCGCAGCATTAGCGACCATATTATTAATAAAAAAACCATCTTGA
- the gltX gene encoding glutamate--tRNA ligase, which produces MAKKVRVRYAPSPTGHLHIGGARTALFNYLFAKHYDGTFVVRIEDTDLERNIEGGEASQLDNLRWLGIIPDESPEIGGPYAPYRQTERLEIYKKHAEELLERGLAYKCFCTPEELEASREAQRAKGVAAPVYDGKCRHLTKEEIAEKEAQGIPYTIRFKVPENVTYKFNDMVRGEVVFESKDIGDWVIMKANGIPTYNFAVVLDDHYMDITHVFRGEEHLSNTPKQMMIFDAFGWEYPEFGHLTIIVNENHKKLSKRDESIIQFVSQYKELGYLPEAMFNFFALLGWSPEGEEEIFTKEELIKIFDEKRLSKSPSMFDRNKLTWMNNQYIKKLSLEEVVELSLPHLQKAGLFPEELNEEQKEWATKLISLYHNQMSYGAEIVELSSLFFKDEVEYDEEAKEVLAWEHVKDVISAFKRQLEALETFDAPSIKASMKEVQKETGYKGKNLFMPIRVATTGQTHGPDLANTIELVGKEKVLARLEKFVN; this is translated from the coding sequence ATGGCAAAAAAAGTTCGTGTTCGGTATGCACCAAGTCCTACCGGTCATTTACATATCGGTGGAGCACGTACGGCATTGTTTAACTATTTATTCGCAAAACATTATGATGGAACATTTGTTGTCCGCATTGAAGATACAGATTTAGAGCGCAATATTGAAGGAGGGGAAGCATCCCAGCTTGATAATTTGCGCTGGCTGGGAATCATTCCGGATGAATCCCCTGAAATCGGCGGGCCTTATGCGCCATATCGCCAAACAGAAAGATTAGAGATTTATAAAAAACACGCAGAAGAACTATTAGAACGCGGTTTAGCTTATAAATGCTTCTGTACGCCGGAAGAATTGGAAGCTTCAAGGGAAGCCCAAAGAGCAAAAGGCGTGGCTGCTCCTGTTTATGATGGAAAATGTCGCCACTTAACAAAAGAAGAAATTGCAGAAAAAGAAGCGCAAGGAATTCCTTATACAATCCGCTTCAAAGTTCCTGAAAATGTCACTTATAAATTTAATGATATGGTGCGCGGAGAAGTTGTATTTGAATCAAAAGATATCGGCGATTGGGTAATCATGAAAGCCAATGGCATCCCTACTTATAACTTTGCGGTGGTGCTTGATGACCATTATATGGATATCACTCACGTATTCCGCGGAGAAGAGCATTTATCCAATACACCAAAACAAATGATGATTTTCGATGCGTTCGGCTGGGAATATCCTGAGTTCGGCCATTTGACAATCATTGTGAACGAAAATCACAAAAAATTATCAAAACGCGATGAATCCATTATCCAATTCGTTTCCCAATATAAAGAACTCGGCTATTTGCCGGAAGCCATGTTCAACTTCTTTGCATTGCTCGGCTGGTCTCCAGAAGGGGAAGAAGAAATCTTTACAAAAGAAGAACTCATCAAAATTTTCGATGAAAAACGTTTATCCAAATCACCATCCATGTTTGACCGGAATAAATTAACATGGATGAACAATCAATACATTAAAAAATTATCTTTAGAGGAAGTAGTCGAACTTTCATTGCCTCACTTGCAAAAAGCCGGTCTGTTTCCTGAAGAATTAAATGAAGAACAAAAAGAATGGGCAACGAAATTGATTAGCTTGTACCACAATCAAATGAGCTATGGTGCAGAAATTGTGGAACTATCTAGCCTATTCTTTAAAGATGAAGTGGAATATGACGAGGAAGCAAAAGAAGTGTTGGCATGGGAGCATGTAAAAGATGTCATTTCAGCCTTTAAACGTCAGTTGGAAGCGTTAGAAACATTCGATGCTCCTTCCATTAAAGCATCGATGAAAGAAGTGCAAAAAGAAACTGGCTATAAAGGGAAAAACTTATTTATGCCAATCCGTGTGGCGACAACAGGCCAAACGCACGGTCCAGATTTAGCTAATACGATTGAGTTGGTAGGAAAAGAAAAAGTGTTAGCCCGTTTAGAAAAGTTCGTAAACTAA
- the cysS gene encoding cysteine--tRNA ligase, translated as MVIQIYNTLTRKKEPFVPLEEGKVKMYVCGPTVYNYIHIGNARPAIVYDTVRRYLQYKGYEVKYVSNFTDVDDKIIKAANELGEEVFELTERFINAYFEDITALGCKKADVHPRVTEHMNDIIEFIQVLVDKGYAYESQGDVYFRTRKFEEYGKLSHQSIDDLKVGARIEPGEKKEDPLDFALWKAAKPGEIYWESPWGKGRPGWHIECSVMARTHLGDTIDIHAGGQDLTFPHHENEIAQSESYTGKPFARYWMHNGYINIDNEKMSKSLGNFVLVHDIIQKIDPQVLRFFMLSVHYRHPINFSQELIESARSGLERLRTAYSNLEHRLNSATNLAEQSEEYLQKIDELKKEFEREMDDDFNTANAISVLFELARIANTYVNQANTDEKVLKAFIETFDVLSGVLGINLAQKKEILDEEIEKLIEERNIARKNRDFKRADEIRDQLLKMNIILEDTRQGTRWKRGS; from the coding sequence ATGGTAATTCAGATTTACAACACGCTGACAAGAAAGAAAGAGCCTTTTGTTCCTCTTGAAGAAGGAAAAGTAAAAATGTACGTATGCGGACCAACTGTTTATAACTATATACACATTGGAAATGCCCGTCCGGCGATTGTATATGATACAGTTCGCAGATATTTGCAATATAAAGGCTATGAAGTAAAATACGTATCAAACTTTACAGATGTGGACGACAAAATAATTAAAGCGGCCAATGAGTTGGGAGAAGAGGTTTTTGAACTTACGGAACGCTTCATCAATGCCTATTTTGAAGATATTACGGCTCTCGGATGCAAGAAAGCGGATGTGCATCCTAGAGTAACGGAGCATATGAATGATATTATTGAGTTTATTCAAGTCTTGGTGGATAAAGGATATGCTTACGAATCTCAAGGGGATGTCTATTTCCGCACGCGCAAATTTGAGGAATATGGAAAGCTCAGCCATCAATCTATTGATGACTTGAAAGTGGGCGCCCGCATTGAACCGGGTGAAAAGAAAGAAGACCCGCTGGATTTTGCCCTCTGGAAAGCGGCAAAACCGGGGGAAATCTATTGGGAGAGTCCTTGGGGAAAAGGGCGGCCTGGTTGGCATATTGAATGCTCTGTGATGGCTCGAACTCATTTAGGAGATACTATTGATATCCATGCTGGAGGGCAAGATTTAACATTCCCTCACCACGAAAATGAAATTGCCCAATCCGAAAGTTATACTGGAAAACCTTTTGCCCGTTATTGGATGCATAATGGATATATTAATATCGATAATGAAAAAATGTCTAAATCATTAGGAAATTTTGTATTAGTCCATGACATTATCCAAAAAATCGATCCGCAAGTGTTAAGATTTTTCATGCTATCTGTACATTATCGCCATCCAATCAATTTCTCTCAAGAATTGATTGAATCGGCTCGAAGCGGATTAGAGCGTTTGCGCACAGCTTATTCGAACTTGGAGCATCGCTTAAATTCGGCTACAAATCTTGCGGAACAAAGTGAAGAGTATTTGCAAAAAATTGATGAGTTAAAAAAAGAATTTGAAAGAGAAATGGACGATGATTTCAATACAGCAAATGCCATTTCCGTTTTATTTGAGCTGGCGCGAATTGCTAATACGTATGTAAACCAAGCTAATACCGATGAAAAAGTATTAAAAGCATTTATTGAAACTTTTGATGTGCTAAGTGGCGTATTAGGAATTAACTTAGCGCAAAAGAAAGAAATTTTGGATGAAGAAATTGAAAAATTGATTGAAGAGCGGAACATTGCACGAAAGAATCGTGATTTCAAACGGGCAGATGAAATTCGAGATCAACTATTGAAAATGAATATAATTTTGGAAGATACACGTCAAGGTACCCGTTGGAAACGAGGTTCATAA
- a CDS encoding Mini-ribonuclease 3, which yields MTQLVDVNQMNALALAYMGDAVLELHIREHLLLSGRMKPNTLHHEATKYVSAKAQSMIVRRMIEEQFLTDEELAIFRRGRNAKSGTVPKNTDVITYRNSSGFEAILGSLYLTKQYERVNKIIDYAIQIVEEEKGGAK from the coding sequence ATGACCCAACTTGTAGATGTCAATCAAATGAATGCACTTGCCTTAGCTTATATGGGAGATGCGGTGTTGGAACTGCACATCAGAGAACATTTGCTTTTGAGCGGCCGCATGAAGCCAAATACGCTGCACCATGAGGCAACTAAATATGTTTCTGCCAAAGCTCAATCTATGATTGTCCGTCGCATGATAGAAGAACAGTTTTTAACGGATGAAGAACTGGCGATTTTTAGAAGGGGCCGCAATGCAAAATCCGGCACTGTCCCGAAAAATACGGATGTGATAACTTATCGCAACAGCTCTGGATTTGAAGCAATTCTAGGTTCTCTATATTTGACGAAGCAATATGAGCGCGTCAACAAAATTATTGATTACGCAATACAAATCGTTGAAGAAGAGAAAGGAGGCGCGAAATGA
- the rlmB gene encoding 23S rRNA (guanosine(2251)-2'-O)-methyltransferase RlmB, whose amino-acid sequence MSENGEIIAGKNPVLEALRSGREINKIWISEGVKKSGIKELLDLARERGVFIQYVPKKKIDQLTNANHQGIAASVAAYKYAELADLFQVAKERKEDPFFIILDELEDPHNLGSIIRTADAIGVHGIIIPKRRSVGLTATVAKASTGAIEHVPVCRVNNLAQTVDELKERGLWIAGTDAKGSIDYRKMDAALPLAIIIGSEGKGMSRLLKEKCDFLYSLPMVGHVNSLNASVAAALLMYEVYRKRQEVND is encoded by the coding sequence ATGAGCGAGAATGGAGAAATCATTGCTGGAAAGAACCCGGTGTTGGAAGCCCTTCGTTCAGGGCGGGAAATCAATAAAATTTGGATTAGCGAAGGCGTGAAAAAATCTGGGATTAAAGAATTGCTAGATTTAGCTCGTGAACGCGGAGTATTTATACAATATGTGCCAAAGAAAAAAATTGACCAGTTAACAAACGCTAATCATCAAGGGATTGCCGCTTCTGTGGCTGCTTATAAATATGCGGAGCTGGCTGACTTGTTTCAGGTGGCGAAAGAAAGAAAGGAAGATCCGTTTTTCATCATTTTAGATGAATTAGAAGATCCGCATAATTTAGGTTCTATTATCAGAACTGCTGATGCGATTGGCGTTCATGGTATAATTATACCCAAGAGACGTTCTGTAGGTCTTACTGCAACGGTAGCGAAAGCATCTACCGGGGCAATTGAGCATGTTCCTGTTTGCCGGGTGAACAATTTGGCTCAAACGGTAGATGAATTAAAAGAAAGAGGCCTTTGGATTGCGGGGACAGATGCAAAAGGCAGCATTGATTATCGAAAAATGGATGCTGCCTTGCCTTTAGCAATCATTATCGGAAGCGAAGGGAAAGGTATGAGCCGTCTACTGAAGGAAAAATGCGATTTTCTCTATTCTTTGCCAATGGTTGGACACGTCAATTCATTGAATGCTTCTGTTGCAGCGGCATTATTAATGTATGAAGTGTATCGAAAAAGGCAAGAAGTGAATGATTAG
- a CDS encoding NYN domain-containing protein, whose translation MENILIVDGYNMIGAWKELRSLKDTNLEEARNRLVELLAEYQAVMGWRVIVVFDAYHVSGAERSYLQNSVEVIYTKKNETADERIEKLSNELKKRKVQIYVATSDMTEQNVIFGNGALRKSARELEIELEIIQSNISKKVETSQKERPKSRIPLSKEVELTFEKWRRGLK comes from the coding sequence ATGGAGAACATTTTAATCGTTGACGGTTACAATATGATTGGTGCTTGGAAAGAATTGCGGTCTTTAAAAGATACCAATTTGGAGGAGGCGAGAAACCGCCTGGTGGAACTCTTGGCAGAATATCAGGCGGTGATGGGGTGGCGCGTCATAGTCGTATTTGATGCATACCATGTTTCAGGAGCCGAAAGATCTTATCTTCAAAATTCGGTGGAAGTTATTTATACCAAAAAGAATGAAACGGCGGATGAACGAATCGAAAAATTGTCAAATGAATTAAAAAAACGGAAAGTCCAAATTTATGTCGCCACCTCCGACATGACTGAACAAAACGTTATATTTGGAAACGGCGCTTTGAGAAAATCAGCCCGTGAACTAGAAATAGAATTGGAGATTATTCAATCAAATATATCAAAAAAGGTGGAAACATCGCAGAAAGAAAGGCCGAAATCTAGAATTCCATTATCGAAAGAAGTAGAGTTAACCTTTGAAAAATGGAGAAGAGGGTTAAAATAA
- the sigH gene encoding RNA polymerase sporulation sigma factor SigH: MLKTEQSQTAQSFEELTDEQLVELVHQGNTEALDYLINKYRVFVKTKARSYFLIGADKEDIIQEGMIGLYKAVRDFKGDKLTSFKAFAELCITRQIITAIKTATRQKHIPLNSYVSLDKPIYDEESDRTLMDVITGAESENPEHLMINREEYSHLEEKISEILSELEQQVLSLYLDGQSYNEISEELNRHVKSIDNALQRVKRKLERHLENGEII; encoded by the coding sequence TTGCTAAAAACAGAGCAATCGCAAACAGCACAATCTTTTGAAGAGCTAACGGATGAACAGCTTGTCGAACTAGTGCACCAAGGGAATACAGAGGCGTTGGATTATTTAATTAATAAATATCGGGTATTCGTAAAAACAAAAGCGCGTTCTTATTTTTTAATCGGGGCGGATAAGGAAGATATCATCCAAGAAGGCATGATTGGCTTATATAAAGCTGTGAGAGATTTTAAAGGGGATAAATTAACTTCCTTCAAAGCTTTTGCGGAATTATGTATTACGCGTCAAATTATTACGGCTATTAAGACAGCTACGCGCCAAAAACATATTCCGCTCAATTCTTATGTTTCATTAGATAAGCCGATTTATGATGAAGAATCCGATCGGACGTTGATGGACGTCATAACAGGTGCGGAATCTGAAAACCCTGAACATTTAATGATTAATCGTGAAGAGTACTCCCATTTGGAGGAAAAAATCAGTGAAATATTGAGCGAACTTGAACAACAAGTACTTTCATTATACTTGGATGGACAATCCTATAATGAAATCTCTGAAGAATTAAATCGCCATGTGAAATCCATTGACAATGCGTTACAAAGAGTCAAGCGAAAATTAGAGCGCCATTTAGAAAATGGAGAAATTATTTGA
- the rpmG gene encoding 50S ribosomal protein L33 — protein MAKKIVLCCEECGSRNYTYPEKENTTRLMLKKYCPHCKRHTLHKQTR, from the coding sequence ATGGCAAAGAAAATCGTTTTATGCTGTGAAGAGTGTGGTTCGCGAAATTACACTTACCCTGAAAAAGAAAATACAACTAGATTGATGCTAAAAAAGTATTGTCCACATTGCAAACGGCATACGTTGCACAAACAAACCCGCTAG
- the secE gene encoding preprotein translocase subunit SecE, protein MGKIKKFLQEVVTEMRKTSWPKSKELTKYTVVVVTTVIFFALFFLLVDLGVSELFRWYLNI, encoded by the coding sequence ATGGGCAAAATTAAAAAGTTTCTGCAAGAAGTCGTGACAGAAATGAGGAAGACAAGCTGGCCGAAAAGTAAAGAGCTTACAAAATACACAGTAGTTGTAGTGACGACGGTAATCTTTTTCGCGCTCTTCTTTCTGCTAGTGGATTTAGGTGTTTCTGAATTGTTCCGTTGGTATTTAAATATATAA
- the nusG gene encoding transcription termination/antitermination protein NusG — MEKQWYVVHTYSGYENRVKANLEKRVETMGMQDLIFRVIIPEHEETDLKDGKKRTVKRKVFPGYVLVEMILTDESWYVVRNTPGVTGFIGSSGGGAKPTPLLPEEADRLLRSMGLHKKAIGELDISVGDLVEVLEGPFKNFKGNVEEIDVDKGKVKVSVDMFGRETKMELDFEQVQRV, encoded by the coding sequence ATGGAAAAACAATGGTATGTAGTTCACACTTATTCAGGTTATGAAAATCGTGTGAAGGCGAATCTGGAAAAACGTGTAGAAACAATGGGAATGCAAGATCTAATTTTCCGGGTTATTATTCCTGAACATGAAGAAACAGATTTAAAAGATGGAAAAAAACGCACAGTGAAACGCAAAGTATTCCCAGGCTATGTACTAGTTGAAATGATTTTAACAGATGAGTCTTGGTATGTTGTGCGAAACACTCCAGGCGTAACAGGATTTATCGGCTCTTCAGGCGGGGGCGCAAAACCGACGCCGCTACTTCCGGAAGAAGCGGATCGTTTATTACGCTCCATGGGACTTCACAAAAAAGCCATTGGCGAATTGGATATTTCTGTCGGCGATTTAGTGGAAGTGTTAGAAGGTCCGTTCAAGAACTTCAAAGGAAATGTTGAAGAAATTGATGTAGATAAAGGAAAAGTGAAAGTTTCTGTCGACATGTTTGGTCGCGAAACAAAAATGGAACTTGATTTTGAACAAGTGCAGCGAGTATAA
- the rplK gene encoding 50S ribosomal protein L11: MAKKVIKIVKLQIPAGKANPAPPVGPALGQAGVNIMGFCKEFNARTADQAGLIIPVEITVFEDRSFTFITKTPPAAVLLKKAAGIESGSGEPNRKKVATVKRDKVREIAELKMPDLNAASVEAAMRMVEGTARSMGIEIVD, encoded by the coding sequence GTGGCTAAAAAAGTAATTAAAATTGTTAAACTTCAAATTCCTGCTGGTAAAGCGAACCCAGCTCCACCAGTTGGTCCTGCACTTGGTCAAGCTGGTGTAAACATCATGGGATTCTGTAAAGAATTTAACGCTCGTACTGCTGATCAAGCAGGTTTAATTATACCTGTTGAAATTACAGTATTCGAAGACCGTTCATTTACTTTCATTACGAAAACTCCACCTGCAGCTGTATTACTTAAAAAAGCAGCTGGTATCGAATCAGGTTCTGGTGAGCCAAATCGTAAAAAAGTTGCAACGGTTAAACGCGATAAAGTTCGCGAAATCGCAGAACTTAAAATGCCTGACTTAAATGCTGCGTCTGTAGAAGCGGCTATGAGAATGGTTGAAGGTACAGCACGAAGCATGGGTATTGAGATTGTTGACTAA
- the rplA gene encoding 50S ribosomal protein L1 codes for MAKRSKRMQELLKLVDRTKLYPVEEAIALAQKTSNVKFDATVEVAFRLNIDTRKNDQQIRGAVVLPNGTGKTQRVLVFAKGEKAKEAEAAGADYVGDVDYINKIQQGWFDFDVIVATPDMMGEVGKLGRVLGPKGLMPNPKTGTVTFDVAKAIAEIKAGKVEYRADKAGIVHVPIGKVSFETEKLVENFLAVFEAIQKAKPAAAKGTYMKSVNITTTMGPSIKVDASSVVVN; via the coding sequence ATGGCAAAACGTAGTAAAAGAATGCAAGAACTTTTAAAATTAGTTGATCGCACAAAATTGTATCCAGTAGAAGAAGCAATTGCATTAGCTCAAAAAACTAGCAACGTTAAATTTGATGCGACTGTAGAAGTAGCTTTTCGCTTAAATATTGATACTCGTAAAAACGACCAACAAATCCGCGGAGCAGTTGTGCTTCCAAACGGAACTGGTAAAACTCAACGCGTATTAGTATTTGCTAAAGGTGAAAAAGCGAAAGAAGCTGAAGCTGCTGGTGCAGATTATGTAGGCGATGTAGATTACATCAACAAAATTCAACAAGGTTGGTTCGATTTTGATGTAATCGTAGCTACACCTGACATGATGGGTGAAGTTGGTAAACTTGGTCGTGTATTAGGTCCAAAAGGATTAATGCCAAACCCGAAAACAGGTACAGTAACTTTCGATGTAGCAAAAGCAATCGCGGAAATCAAAGCTGGTAAAGTAGAATACCGCGCTGATAAAGCAGGTATCGTTCATGTACCAATCGGTAAAGTTTCTTTTGAAACTGAAAAATTGGTAGAAAACTTCTTAGCTGTATTCGAAGCGATTCAAAAAGCAAAACCAGCTGCCGCAAAAGGTACTTACATGAAATCAGTGAACATCACTACTACAATGGGTCCATCTATCAAAGTGGATGCTTCAAGCGTAGTAGTTAATTAA
- the rplJ gene encoding 50S ribosomal protein L10 has product MSKAIEAKKAQVQEIADKFKNAASVVIVDYRGLNVAQVTELRKQLREAGVDFKVYKNTLTRRAVEEVGLEGLNDYLTGPNAIAFSSEDVVAPAKILNKFAKDNEALEIKAGVIEGNIATVEEVKALADLPSREGLLSMLLSVLQAPIRNFALAAKAVAEQKEEQGA; this is encoded by the coding sequence ATGTCTAAAGCAATTGAAGCCAAAAAAGCGCAAGTACAAGAAATCGCGGATAAATTTAAAAATGCTGCTTCAGTAGTAATCGTTGACTACCGCGGTTTGAACGTAGCTCAAGTGACAGAATTGCGTAAACAACTTCGCGAAGCTGGCGTTGACTTTAAAGTTTACAAAAACACTTTAACTCGCCGCGCTGTTGAAGAAGTTGGATTAGAAGGACTTAACGATTATTTAACAGGTCCAAACGCGATCGCTTTCTCTAGCGAAGATGTTGTAGCGCCAGCGAAAATTCTTAACAAATTCGCGAAAGATAACGAAGCGCTTGAAATTAAAGCAGGTGTAATTGAAGGAAACATTGCAACAGTTGAAGAAGTTAAAGCTCTTGCTGATCTTCCATCTCGCGAAGGTTTACTATCAATGTTGCTTTCTGTACTTCAAGCTCCAATTCGCAACTTTGCTCTTGCAGCAAAAGCTGTTGCGGAACAAAAAGAAGAACAAGGTGCGTAA